One genomic window of Lentisphaerota bacterium includes the following:
- a CDS encoding FtsX-like permease family protein, whose product MPFEAIRITGGRTKRGVSCTPQNVGAGAYLLVVLGQDAAAPHALGDLTRGMTRIGMLDAVESRTYAGQAPEGVKRDLLFGPETEQQMARMQEKAEQAKFRTIWVAVISLLVTIISISNALLMSVTERIREIGTMKCLGALSSFIRRLFLIESALVGFAGSVVGMLLGALIPILIYGWIFGFGLMFQELPYLRLTLSCAGCVVVGTVLSMTAAIYPANFAARMVPASALRSNV is encoded by the coding sequence ATGCCGTTTGAGGCGATCCGAATCACCGGTGGACGGACGAAGCGCGGTGTGTCCTGCACGCCCCAGAACGTGGGCGCAGGGGCGTATCTGCTGGTGGTGCTCGGTCAGGACGCGGCCGCTCCCCACGCGCTCGGTGATCTCACGCGCGGCATGACGCGCATCGGCATGCTCGATGCCGTCGAGAGCCGCACCTATGCGGGACAGGCACCCGAAGGCGTGAAGCGTGATTTGTTGTTCGGCCCGGAGACCGAGCAGCAGATGGCGCGGATGCAGGAGAAGGCCGAGCAGGCGAAGTTCCGCACGATCTGGGTGGCGGTCATCTCGTTGCTCGTCACGATCATCAGCATCTCCAACGCGCTGCTGATGTCGGTGACCGAACGGATTCGCGAGATCGGCACCATGAAGTGCCTCGGCGCGCTGTCGTCCTTCATCCGCCGCCTGTTTCTCATCGAGAGCGCGCTCGTCGGGTTTGCCGGCTCAGTGGTGGGGATGCTGCTGGGCGCGCTGATTCCGATCCTTATCTACGGCTGGATTTTCGGCTTTGGCCTGATGTTTCAGGAACTGCCCTATCTGCGGCTGACGCTGTCGTGTGCCGGGTGCGTGGTCGTGGGGACGGTGTTATCCATGACGGCGGCGATTTACCCGGCAAACTTTGCAGCCCGGATGGTGCCGGCCTCGGCATTGCGTTCAAACGTCTGA
- a CDS encoding peptide transporter: MADEQRRKSGDAELEMYRSIIDEPSEFKNGFTWVTVVGALFCGLLMMPGTIYLSLMTGGGIAASWVTLIIFSEVTRRAMKTLSKQELVVLLGVAGAMSSGGPIADLIWRQYLIRSDAARDMGLIGKFPSWYAPGPTSAAILERNLFHADWLIPIMLMIFLSIIGTLRSYTLGYFFFRVTSDIERLPFPMASVSASGAMALAEAGEKKATWKWKVFSLGSVLGLCFGIIQIGVPLVTGALLNKPVLILPLPWYDMTRLTEGVLPATPFGMVIDLGLLLAGMIIPFWAVVGSGCGLVLTLILNPILYKLGILTRWQPGMDTISTTFGNSIDFWWSFGLGVTLSIAMISFYQTGRDVVRMLRKSKKDQRDAGARNRDRKSLWATPPGRGDFSPWIAVAIYVVASFCVVAVSNRLVPEFPVYFLLLFTLVYTPIMSYIDARLIGICGQAATIPMLKEAAIILSGYKGIDIWMAPIPVDQFAGQSAAFRTKELTGTNFFSYVKSTALTLPLAFVLSLLFWAFIWKSGVIPSDLYPFAQKMWELNAKNTMLMWSATLEVEGGQPLFFQALHPWVIGGSFSFSLIVFAVLTIFRLPIMAIFGFVNSVGGMPHGFIFIVIGALIGKFYFHRKFGSQRFLQMVPVLLAGYGTGVGLIALIGVACNLIKSAVSGTLF; encoded by the coding sequence ATGGCGGATGAGCAGAGACGGAAGAGCGGCGATGCCGAGCTGGAGATGTACCGCTCGATCATCGACGAGCCCTCCGAATTCAAAAACGGGTTTACCTGGGTCACCGTCGTCGGCGCCCTGTTTTGCGGGTTGCTGATGATGCCCGGCACGATCTATCTGAGCCTGATGACCGGCGGCGGCATCGCCGCGTCTTGGGTGACCCTGATCATCTTCTCGGAAGTGACCCGGCGCGCCATGAAGACCCTGAGCAAGCAGGAGCTGGTCGTGCTGCTCGGCGTGGCGGGGGCCATGTCATCAGGCGGTCCGATCGCGGACCTGATCTGGCGACAGTATCTGATCCGTTCCGATGCGGCGCGTGACATGGGCCTCATCGGCAAGTTTCCCAGTTGGTATGCGCCCGGACCCACGAGTGCCGCGATTCTGGAGCGGAATCTGTTCCATGCCGATTGGCTCATTCCGATCATGCTGATGATCTTCTTGTCTATCATCGGAACGCTGCGCAGCTACACCCTCGGGTATTTCTTTTTCCGCGTCACGTCGGACATCGAGCGGCTTCCCTTTCCCATGGCCTCTGTCTCCGCTAGCGGTGCCATGGCGCTAGCGGAAGCGGGCGAGAAGAAGGCGACCTGGAAATGGAAGGTGTTTTCGCTGGGATCGGTGCTGGGGCTGTGCTTCGGCATCATCCAGATCGGTGTCCCGTTGGTCACGGGCGCGCTGCTCAACAAGCCCGTTCTGATTCTGCCGCTGCCGTGGTATGACATGACGCGGCTCACGGAGGGCGTGCTGCCGGCCACGCCGTTTGGCATGGTCATCGACCTCGGCTTGCTGCTGGCCGGCATGATCATTCCGTTCTGGGCCGTGGTCGGCTCCGGGTGCGGCCTCGTGCTGACGCTCATCCTGAACCCCATTCTGTACAAGCTCGGGATACTGACCCGCTGGCAGCCGGGCATGGACACCATCTCAACGACATTTGGAAATTCCATCGATTTCTGGTGGAGTTTCGGACTGGGCGTCACCTTGAGCATCGCCATGATCTCGTTTTATCAGACGGGGCGCGATGTCGTGCGGATGCTCCGGAAAAGCAAGAAGGATCAACGGGATGCGGGTGCGCGCAACCGGGATCGCAAGAGCCTGTGGGCGACGCCGCCCGGGCGCGGCGACTTCTCGCCGTGGATAGCCGTGGCCATTTACGTGGTCGCCTCGTTCTGCGTTGTGGCTGTCTCGAATCGGCTGGTGCCTGAGTTTCCGGTCTACTTCCTCCTCCTGTTCACCCTCGTGTACACGCCGATTATGTCCTATATCGACGCCCGGCTGATTGGCATTTGCGGCCAGGCGGCGACCATCCCGATGTTGAAGGAGGCGGCGATTATTCTGTCAGGATACAAGGGGATCGACATCTGGATGGCGCCGATCCCGGTGGATCAGTTTGCCGGTCAGTCGGCCGCATTCCGAACCAAGGAGTTGACGGGGACGAACTTCTTCTCCTATGTGAAGTCCACGGCGCTTACCCTGCCGCTGGCGTTTGTGCTCAGTCTGTTGTTCTGGGCGTTCATCTGGAAAAGCGGTGTGATCCCGTCGGATCTCTACCCCTTTGCCCAGAAGATGTGGGAACTGAACGCGAAGAACACCATGCTGATGTGGTCGGCAACCCTCGAGGTTGAGGGCGGCCAGCCGCTCTTTTTCCAGGCGCTGCATCCGTGGGTGATTGGCGGCTCGTTCTCCTTCTCGCTGATCGTTTTTGCTGTCCTCACCATCTTTCGATTGCCGATCATGGCCATTTTCGGGTTTGTCAATTCGGTTGGCGGGATGCCCCATGGATTCATTTTCATCGTGATTGGCGCACTGATCGGGAAATTTTATTTTCATCGCAAGTTCGGATCGCAGCGTTTCTTGCAGATGGTTCCGGTGCTGCTGGCCGGATATGGGACGGGTGTCGGGCTGATTGCGCTGATCGGCGTGGCGTGCAATTTGATCAAGAGCGCGGTGTCGGGCACGCTGTTTTAG
- a CDS encoding ABC transporter ATP-binding protein — MGDTEAHALRGATVDIIRGEYLSIMGPSGSGKSTLFNMIGGLDKPTEGKVYIDQVDIAQLDPYELAWLRCRKVGYIFQSYNLIQVMSCIENVMLPMAFAGLDGEESREKALHILDLVGLGGRALHKPSEMSGGQQQRVAIARALANSPDILLADEPTANLDLKTGEEIILLFRKLCNDLGVTVIAATHDLKMLKKSDRIMWIEDGMITQVTTPDQMNLHEEEVH; from the coding sequence ATGGGCGATACCGAAGCCCATGCGCTGCGCGGGGCGACGGTCGATATCATTCGGGGCGAGTACCTCTCGATCATGGGGCCTTCGGGCTCGGGCAAGTCCACGCTGTTCAACATGATCGGCGGACTGGACAAGCCGACGGAGGGCAAGGTCTACATTGACCAGGTCGATATTGCCCAGCTCGATCCCTACGAACTGGCCTGGCTGCGCTGCCGCAAAGTGGGTTACATCTTCCAGTCGTATAACCTGATCCAGGTGATGTCGTGCATTGAGAACGTCATGCTGCCCATGGCGTTCGCGGGACTCGATGGCGAGGAGTCGCGCGAGAAGGCGCTGCACATCCTCGATCTCGTCGGTCTCGGCGGCCGGGCGCTCCACAAGCCGTCCGAAATGTCGGGCGGGCAGCAGCAGCGCGTAGCCATCGCCCGGGCCCTGGCCAACTCGCCGGACATTTTGCTGGCCGATGAGCCGACCGCCAACCTCGACCTCAAGACCGGCGAGGAGATCATCCTGCTGTTCCGTAAATTGTGCAATGATCTGGGGGTGACCGTCATTGCGGCAACCCATGACCTGAAGATGCTGAAGAAGTCCGACCGTATCATGTGGATCGAGGACGGTATGATCACCCAGGTCACCACGCCGGATCAGATGAACCTGCATGAAGAGGAAGTCCACTAA
- a CDS encoding ABC transporter ATP-binding protein, whose protein sequence is MSDAKHVIARAENVTRRYTLGAEEVWALKGVSLDIYEGEYLSIMGPSGSGKSTFFNMIGALDIPTSGTIHFMGEDLFQMPEEKQAWVRCNKIGYIFQSYNLITVMSARENVALPAVLRGASPDEATAAAEEVLRQVGLGHRLDHLPMQLSGGQQQRVAIARALVNKPSVILADEPTGNLDTRTGQEVIELLAALQRDHGCTIITATHDVKMLKISDRIAWIRDGKLDRLETRETIRFGTVTDKLDGKK, encoded by the coding sequence ATGAGTGATGCCAAGCACGTGATTGCGCGAGCCGAGAATGTCACCCGCCGCTATACGCTCGGGGCGGAGGAGGTGTGGGCGCTGAAGGGCGTCTCGCTCGATATCTACGAGGGGGAGTACCTGTCCATCATGGGCCCGTCAGGCTCCGGCAAATCCACGTTCTTCAACATGATCGGCGCGCTCGACATCCCGACCTCGGGGACGATCCACTTCATGGGCGAGGACCTCTTCCAGATGCCCGAGGAGAAGCAGGCATGGGTGCGCTGCAACAAAATCGGCTACATCTTTCAGTCCTACAACTTGATCACGGTGATGAGCGCCCGTGAAAATGTCGCCCTGCCGGCCGTCCTCCGGGGCGCGTCTCCCGACGAGGCCACCGCCGCCGCCGAGGAGGTGCTCCGTCAGGTCGGGTTGGGTCACCGGCTCGACCACCTGCCCATGCAATTGTCGGGCGGGCAGCAGCAGCGCGTCGCCATCGCCCGCGCCCTGGTCAACAAGCCCTCGGTGATCCTGGCCGACGAGCCGACCGGCAACCTCGACACCCGGACCGGCCAAGAGGTGATCGAGCTCCTGGCCGCCCTGCAACGCGACCACGGATGCACGATCATCACCGCGACACACGACGTGAAGATGCTTAAGATTTCCGATCGCATCGCTTGGATTCGTGACGGCAAACTAGACCGCCTCGAAACCCGCGAGACCATCCGCTTCGGAACCGTGACCGACAAGCTGGACGGCAAAAAGTAA
- a CDS encoding type II toxin-antitoxin system HicB family antitoxin, translating into MKREFNVVIEQDEDGYFVASVPALRGCHTQAKSLDVLMKRIKEAIELCLEVEEPVSNQFVGVQRVAVMA; encoded by the coding sequence ATGAAGAGAGAATTCAACGTCGTGATTGAGCAGGACGAAGACGGGTATTTTGTCGCTTCGGTGCCCGCCTTGCGGGGCTGCCACACGCAAGCCAAGTCGCTTGACGTTCTCATGAAGCGGATCAAGGAAGCCATCGAACTGTGTCTGGAGGTTGAGGAGCCGGTCTCCAATCAGTTCGTGGGCGTTCAGCGCGTGGCAGTCATGGCATGA
- a CDS encoding type II toxin-antitoxin system HicA family toxin, whose protein sequence is MSTFPAITGAHLLKALRRLGFDLIRVNGSHHFLRHPDGRCTVVPMHRGETIGRGLLAQILRDCQLTREELHEQI, encoded by the coding sequence ATGAGCACATTTCCCGCAATCACCGGTGCGCACCTCCTCAAGGCGTTGCGTCGTCTTGGGTTCGATCTCATTCGTGTCAACGGCAGCCATCACTTCCTCCGCCATCCGGACGGCCGCTGCACCGTTGTTCCCATGCACCGCGGCGAGACGATTGGCCGCGGTCTCCTTGCTCAGATTCTCCGGGACTGCCAGCTCACACGGGAGGAACTGCACGAACAAATCTGA